From Geomonas agri, one genomic window encodes:
- a CDS encoding acyl-CoA dehydrogenase family protein produces the protein MAARIFKGAEFLITETGKDEVFVPEDFSDEQRQIGATTEQFVANEVIPAREEIEHQNFDKVVQLLRRCGELGLLMIDVPEEYGGLELDKATSMLAAEKISGSGSFSVAYAAHSGIGTLPLVYYGTEEQKARYLEKLTSGEWVAAYCLTEPDSGSDALGAKASATLSADGSHYILNGTKQFTTNGSIANLYTVFAKVDRENFTAFLVERTMEGVSVGPEEKKLGIKGSSTTQVILDNVKVPVENVLGEIGKGHKIAFNVLNIGRFKLGAAVTGSAKFALADGVKYAVLRKQFGRTIASFGAIQEKLADMAAEIFASESLVYRLAGLIDDRLATIPKETPNYYDAYQKGIEEYAMECAIAKVFCSEMLAFVADQVVQIHGGYGFIQEYPAERYYRDERINRIFEGTNEINRLLIPGTLLTRALKGEIPLQREAMKALDALTTPSFEEPDDSVPFAAEKALLAGLKQLFLVVAGSAAQKYQAAIKDEQEILMALADVVINIFAMESVMLRADKILPRLSEAKGRAVTAAVRSFCFGANEKTATAARKAAFYCEEGDPLTVLLGAVRRFTRYQPTGLLQDKRILAQAVIEAEKYPF, from the coding sequence ATGGCAGCAAGGATATTCAAAGGAGCGGAGTTCCTGATCACGGAGACCGGCAAGGACGAGGTGTTCGTCCCCGAGGATTTCAGTGACGAGCAGCGCCAAATAGGCGCGACCACCGAACAGTTCGTGGCCAACGAGGTCATCCCGGCGCGCGAAGAGATCGAGCACCAGAACTTCGACAAGGTGGTTCAGTTGCTGCGACGCTGCGGCGAACTGGGCCTGTTGATGATCGACGTCCCCGAGGAATACGGCGGGCTGGAACTGGACAAGGCGACCAGCATGCTAGCGGCAGAAAAGATCTCGGGCTCGGGCTCGTTCTCGGTCGCCTATGCCGCCCACAGCGGCATCGGCACCTTGCCCCTGGTTTACTACGGCACGGAGGAGCAGAAAGCGCGCTACCTGGAAAAGCTGACCAGCGGCGAGTGGGTCGCGGCCTACTGCCTCACCGAGCCAGACTCCGGGAGCGACGCCCTGGGCGCCAAGGCAAGCGCTACGCTCTCAGCCGACGGCAGCCACTACATCCTCAACGGCACCAAGCAGTTCACTACCAACGGCTCCATCGCCAACCTCTACACCGTCTTCGCCAAGGTGGACCGCGAGAATTTCACTGCCTTCCTGGTGGAGCGGACCATGGAAGGGGTGAGCGTCGGGCCGGAGGAAAAGAAGCTGGGCATCAAGGGCTCCTCGACCACCCAGGTCATCCTCGACAACGTCAAGGTGCCGGTGGAGAACGTGCTGGGCGAGATCGGCAAGGGGCACAAGATCGCCTTCAATGTGCTCAATATCGGCCGCTTCAAGCTGGGGGCCGCAGTCACCGGATCCGCCAAGTTCGCCCTGGCCGACGGTGTGAAATACGCGGTGCTGAGAAAGCAGTTCGGCCGCACCATCGCCTCCTTCGGCGCCATCCAGGAAAAGCTGGCCGACATGGCCGCCGAAATCTTCGCCTCGGAGTCACTGGTATACCGCCTGGCCGGGCTCATCGACGACCGGCTCGCCACCATTCCCAAGGAGACTCCGAACTACTACGACGCCTACCAAAAGGGGATCGAGGAATACGCCATGGAGTGCGCCATCGCCAAGGTGTTCTGCTCCGAGATGCTCGCTTTCGTGGCGGACCAGGTGGTCCAGATCCACGGCGGCTACGGCTTCATCCAGGAGTACCCCGCCGAGCGCTACTACCGCGACGAGCGCATCAACCGCATCTTCGAAGGTACCAACGAAATCAACCGGCTACTCATACCGGGCACCCTGCTTACCCGTGCCCTGAAAGGGGAGATCCCGCTGCAGCGCGAAGCGATGAAGGCACTTGACGCCCTCACCACGCCATCCTTCGAGGAGCCCGACGACAGCGTCCCCTTCGCTGCGGAGAAGGCCCTTCTTGCGGGACTCAAGCAACTGTTCCTGGTGGTGGCGGGGTCGGCTGCACAGAAGTATCAAGCGGCCATCAAGGACGAGCAGGAAATTCTCATGGCGTTAGCCGACGTTGTCATCAATATTTTCGCCATGGAAAGCGTGATGCTGCGCGCCGACAAGATCCTGCCGCGCCTGAGCGAGGCCAAGGGACGCGCCGTTACCGCAGCCGTACGCAGCTTTTGCTTCGGCGCCAACGAGAAGACCGCCACCGCCGCCCGCAAGGCAGCTTTCTACTGCGAGGAGGGTGACCCCCTGACCGTTCTCCTGGGGGCAGTCCGGCGATTCACCCGCTACCAGCCAACGGGATTACTCCAGGACAAACGGATCCTGGCCCAGGCGGTGATAGAGGCCGAGAAATACCCCTTCTGA
- a CDS encoding thiolase family protein, with protein MRAAYIVEAVRTPATKAYKGKLKDIRPDDLAAIAIKGLIVRTGLDPALVEDVIIGCAFPEGEQGMNVARIAAFKAGLPYQVPCMTVNRFCSSGLQTIASAADRIMAGFADCIIAGGTESMSMIPMGGNKYSANPGLVSSWPETYASMGITAERLVQKYGISREDQDAFALASHQKAARALAQGTFAEETVPVPAQHCALQKGKMQCLEELVDADDGVRGDTTLEALAKLKPAFKADGTVTAGNSSQMTDGAAAALVVSEEFLKRTGMKPLARFVSFAVKGVPPEIMGIGPVEAIPAALKMAGLAQDQVELVEFNEAFAVQTLACLGELGLDPARVNVNGGAIALGHPLGCTGTKLTASLLHEMRRRGKRYGMVTMCIGGGMGAAGIFELV; from the coding sequence ATGCGAGCAGCATATATCGTAGAAGCCGTACGCACACCGGCCACCAAGGCCTACAAGGGGAAACTCAAGGACATCCGTCCCGACGACCTGGCCGCTATAGCCATCAAGGGGCTTATCGTGCGGACCGGCCTGGACCCGGCTCTTGTCGAGGATGTCATCATCGGCTGCGCCTTCCCGGAAGGGGAGCAAGGGATGAACGTGGCCCGCATCGCCGCCTTCAAGGCAGGCTTGCCATACCAGGTCCCCTGCATGACCGTGAACCGCTTCTGTTCGTCCGGCCTGCAAACCATCGCCTCGGCGGCAGACCGCATCATGGCAGGATTTGCCGACTGCATCATCGCCGGGGGAACCGAAAGCATGTCCATGATCCCCATGGGTGGTAACAAATACAGCGCCAACCCTGGCCTCGTGAGTTCCTGGCCCGAGACCTACGCCTCCATGGGCATCACGGCGGAGCGGCTGGTGCAGAAGTACGGCATCTCCCGTGAGGACCAAGACGCTTTCGCACTGGCGAGCCACCAAAAAGCCGCACGTGCCCTGGCACAGGGGACATTCGCCGAAGAAACGGTACCGGTGCCGGCACAGCACTGCGCGCTGCAAAAAGGTAAGATGCAGTGCCTTGAGGAACTGGTCGATGCCGATGACGGCGTGCGCGGCGATACCACGTTGGAGGCCCTGGCCAAGCTAAAGCCAGCCTTCAAGGCCGACGGCACCGTTACCGCGGGCAACTCCTCGCAGATGACTGACGGCGCCGCAGCGGCGCTGGTGGTTTCGGAGGAGTTCCTGAAGCGAACCGGCATGAAGCCCCTGGCGCGCTTCGTCTCGTTCGCGGTAAAGGGGGTCCCCCCCGAAATCATGGGCATCGGCCCGGTGGAGGCCATCCCGGCGGCGCTGAAGATGGCGGGGCTGGCCCAGGACCAGGTCGAACTGGTCGAGTTCAACGAGGCCTTCGCCGTGCAGACGCTTGCCTGCCTTGGCGAACTGGGGCTCGATCCGGCCCGGGTCAACGTCAACGGCGGCGCCATCGCGCTTGGGCACCCGCTGGGATGCACCGGTACCAAGCTGACCGCCAGCCTGTTGCACGAGATGCGGCGCCGCGGTAAGCGCTACGGCATGGTCACCATGTGCATCGGCGGCGGCATGGGCGCGGCGGGTATTTTCGAGCTGGTCTGA
- a CDS encoding 3-hydroxyacyl-CoA dehydrogenase/enoyl-CoA hydratase family protein, translating into MKQIKRVGVLGAGVMGAAIAAHLANAGIEVLLLDVVPETAKGAAAEDKAQRNQIADRALAALAKSKPAAFYASEYAAWIESGNFDDDSHRLKECDWVIEVVLENLEVKKRLFQETVVPNLGEDAILSTNTSGLSVNELAQALPAALRRRFMVTHFFNPPRYMRLMEMVPCSETDPNLLRSMAAFMDKRLGKGVVFAKDTPNFIANRIGTYAGAATWRHMVDMGLTVEEVDVVTGQAMARPKTGTFALWDLVGIDTVVRVMDNSYQLLGDDDERELFRVPESTRRMVAEGLTGKKGKGGFFKRETVDGHSVKFCYDPENGAYRECVSPKFASVGAVKQIDDPGARVKALLQGNDKAAEFAWRTLRDTLIYTAKRIPEIADDVVNVDNAMKWGYNWDLGPFELLDALGVTSFVARADRDGVALPQWLRDVESFYRLEQGKRYYYSITDKKFREVALNRGQVSLTLLKSAGGVVEHNAAASLIDIGDGIFCLEFHSKMNTIGGYTLAMIQKGLRRSESDGLGMVIANEGSLFSAGANLMLIAMACAEGAWDDLNLTVKSFQRAMMAIKYSRIPVVAAPHNLVMGGGCETCLHADAINAHAETYMGLVEIGVGLIPAGGGTKEMALRAIRLAEANGADVTPFLLKNYQNIAMAKMSSSATELMAMGLMRPGDGITLALDRRIFDAKLKAISLAANYRPGRPETAVKAPGRSIAASIKTQLWNLEQGGFISAYDHYLAAGIADVITGGDVPAGTIISEEYLLDLERETFLKFCGQKKTQERIQHMLKKGKPLRN; encoded by the coding sequence ATGAAACAGATAAAGAGGGTTGGCGTTCTGGGTGCGGGCGTCATGGGAGCGGCCATCGCGGCGCATCTAGCCAACGCGGGTATAGAAGTCCTCCTGCTGGACGTGGTGCCGGAAACGGCCAAGGGTGCGGCCGCAGAGGACAAGGCGCAGCGCAACCAGATCGCTGATAGGGCGCTGGCAGCCCTGGCCAAGAGTAAGCCCGCCGCGTTCTATGCATCGGAGTACGCTGCGTGGATCGAATCCGGCAACTTCGACGACGACAGTCACCGCCTCAAGGAGTGCGACTGGGTCATCGAGGTGGTGCTGGAAAACCTCGAGGTGAAGAAGCGTCTCTTCCAGGAAACGGTGGTTCCCAACCTCGGTGAAGACGCCATCCTCTCCACCAACACCAGCGGCCTCTCGGTCAACGAACTGGCGCAGGCGCTTCCTGCCGCGCTCAGGCGCCGCTTCATGGTGACCCACTTCTTCAATCCGCCGCGCTACATGCGTCTCATGGAGATGGTCCCCTGCAGCGAGACCGATCCCAACCTGCTGCGCAGCATGGCCGCCTTCATGGACAAGCGGCTGGGCAAGGGGGTGGTGTTCGCCAAGGACACCCCAAACTTCATCGCCAACCGCATCGGCACCTACGCCGGTGCCGCCACCTGGCGCCACATGGTGGATATGGGACTTACCGTGGAGGAAGTCGACGTTGTCACCGGGCAGGCCATGGCCAGGCCCAAGACCGGCACATTCGCCCTGTGGGACCTGGTGGGGATCGACACGGTGGTGCGGGTCATGGATAACAGCTACCAGTTGCTCGGCGACGATGACGAGCGGGAGTTGTTCCGGGTGCCTGAAAGCACGCGGCGCATGGTCGCCGAGGGACTTACCGGCAAGAAAGGGAAGGGGGGCTTCTTCAAGCGAGAAACGGTGGACGGTCACAGCGTCAAGTTCTGCTACGACCCCGAGAACGGCGCCTATCGCGAGTGTGTCTCTCCGAAGTTCGCTTCGGTCGGGGCAGTTAAGCAGATCGACGATCCGGGCGCACGGGTGAAGGCGCTGTTGCAAGGTAACGATAAGGCGGCCGAATTCGCCTGGAGGACATTACGCGACACCCTGATCTACACGGCCAAGCGGATTCCGGAGATAGCAGATGACGTGGTCAACGTCGACAACGCCATGAAGTGGGGCTACAACTGGGACCTCGGCCCGTTCGAACTGCTGGACGCTCTGGGCGTCACCTCCTTCGTGGCCCGCGCCGACCGCGACGGCGTTGCCCTGCCGCAGTGGCTGCGCGATGTGGAGAGCTTCTATCGCCTGGAGCAGGGGAAACGCTACTACTACAGCATCACCGACAAAAAGTTCAGGGAGGTGGCACTCAACCGCGGACAGGTCTCGCTCACCCTGCTCAAAAGCGCCGGCGGCGTGGTGGAACATAACGCAGCCGCCTCGCTTATCGACATCGGCGACGGCATCTTCTGCCTGGAATTCCATTCCAAGATGAACACCATCGGCGGCTACACGCTGGCCATGATCCAGAAGGGGCTGCGTCGCAGCGAGTCCGACGGCCTCGGGATGGTGATCGCCAACGAGGGAAGCCTCTTCTCGGCCGGAGCCAACCTGATGCTGATTGCCATGGCCTGCGCCGAAGGCGCCTGGGACGACCTGAACCTCACCGTGAAATCGTTCCAGCGCGCCATGATGGCAATCAAGTATTCCCGGATCCCGGTGGTGGCCGCACCGCACAACCTTGTAATGGGAGGCGGGTGCGAGACCTGCCTGCACGCCGATGCCATCAACGCCCACGCTGAGACCTACATGGGACTGGTGGAAATCGGGGTCGGGCTGATTCCGGCCGGCGGCGGTACCAAGGAAATGGCGCTCCGTGCCATTCGGCTTGCCGAGGCCAACGGCGCCGACGTCACGCCGTTTCTGCTGAAGAACTACCAGAACATCGCCATGGCCAAGATGAGCAGTTCCGCCACAGAACTAATGGCGATGGGGCTCATGCGCCCCGGCGACGGTATCACCCTTGCCCTGGACCGCCGCATCTTCGACGCGAAACTTAAGGCCATTTCCCTCGCGGCGAACTACCGGCCCGGCAGACCCGAGACCGCGGTCAAGGCGCCGGGACGCAGTATCGCCGCCAGCATCAAGACCCAGCTCTGGAACCTGGAGCAGGGGGGCTTCATCTCCGCCTATGATCACTACCTCGCCGCAGGGATCGCCGACGTCATTACCGGCGGGGATGTCCCGGCCGGAACGATCATCAGCGAAGAATACCTGCTGGACCTTGAGCGGGAAACCTTCCTCAAGTTCTGCGGCCAGAAGAAGACCCAGGAGCGCATCCAGCACATGCTGAAGAAAGGGAAGCCGCTCAGGAATTAG
- a CDS encoding AMP-dependent synthetase/ligase, with product MEKVPFRSIPDLLRHQATRLDTQSAVKYRKQGNWVTLSYSQFFNRALMVARGLRKLGIKPGDKVAILSENRVGWAIADMGILCAGAVTVPVYATNSPEQVEYTLNHSDARIVFISGKWQYRKLLKIKDAIPMVQLVVSFERFLGEPALPLTTFYQLSEIDDPITDQERQELFAVIDSIEPESLMTIIYTSGTTGIPKGVMLSHYNLLFDAFATIDKASVEEGEVFLSFLPLSHVLERCTGYYLPIATGGMIAYADSIEKIAENMLEIQPTIMVCVPRLFEKIHSRIYEHVHQLSLYKRKLFRTVLAIGRRYVHARYIEKKVPLWLALQHAVVDRLVFRKLRQRFGNNLKFCSSGGAPLDSEINEFFWSIGVPILEGYGLTETSPVLCNNTFEQLRFGSVGTPLEETEFRVAEDGELLVRGPQVMLGYYNDETATRDAFSDGWLKTGDIGRLDDGFVVITDRKKDLIVTAGGKNIAPQPIENLLKRDKYISQAYVYGDKRPYLTALLVPTLEKLLEFTQEKKIVYNDLEELVVHEPVLELYRQRVDAINAELAHYETIKQFVLLPRDFTIEAGELTPTLKVKRRVISERYKDKIERMYTVAEN from the coding sequence GTGGAAAAGGTGCCATTTCGATCCATACCAGACCTGCTACGGCACCAAGCGACCCGGCTGGACACGCAGTCGGCGGTGAAGTACAGAAAGCAGGGCAACTGGGTCACTCTTAGTTACTCCCAGTTCTTCAATCGCGCCCTCATGGTGGCGCGCGGCCTGCGCAAGCTCGGCATCAAGCCGGGTGACAAGGTGGCCATCCTCTCCGAGAACCGTGTCGGCTGGGCCATTGCCGACATGGGGATCCTCTGCGCCGGCGCGGTTACCGTCCCGGTGTACGCTACCAACTCGCCAGAGCAGGTCGAATACACCCTGAACCATAGTGATGCCCGCATCGTCTTCATCTCCGGCAAATGGCAGTACCGCAAACTCTTAAAGATCAAGGACGCCATCCCTATGGTGCAGCTGGTGGTCTCCTTCGAGCGCTTTCTCGGGGAGCCCGCGCTGCCGCTCACCACTTTCTACCAACTCTCCGAGATCGACGATCCGATTACCGACCAGGAGCGTCAGGAGCTGTTCGCGGTCATCGACTCCATCGAGCCGGAGTCGCTGATGACCATCATCTACACCTCGGGGACCACCGGTATCCCCAAAGGGGTGATGCTCTCGCACTACAACCTTCTCTTTGACGCCTTCGCCACCATAGACAAGGCGTCAGTCGAGGAGGGAGAAGTCTTCCTGAGTTTTCTGCCGCTCAGCCACGTGCTGGAGCGCTGCACCGGCTACTACCTCCCCATCGCCACCGGGGGGATGATCGCCTACGCCGACAGCATCGAGAAGATTGCAGAGAATATGCTGGAGATCCAGCCCACCATCATGGTCTGCGTCCCCAGGCTGTTCGAGAAGATCCACTCGCGCATCTACGAACATGTGCACCAGCTGTCCCTGTACAAGAGGAAGCTGTTCAGGACGGTGCTGGCCATCGGGCGCAGGTACGTCCATGCTCGGTACATCGAGAAAAAGGTACCGCTGTGGCTCGCGCTGCAGCACGCAGTCGTGGACCGGTTGGTGTTCAGGAAGCTGCGCCAGCGTTTCGGCAACAACCTCAAGTTCTGCTCCAGTGGTGGTGCTCCGCTCGATAGCGAGATCAACGAGTTCTTCTGGAGCATCGGGGTTCCGATCCTAGAGGGATACGGGCTCACCGAAACCAGCCCCGTCCTTTGCAACAACACCTTCGAGCAGTTGCGCTTCGGCAGCGTGGGCACGCCGCTCGAGGAAACCGAGTTTCGAGTGGCCGAGGACGGCGAACTGCTGGTGCGCGGGCCGCAGGTTATGCTCGGCTACTACAACGACGAAACCGCGACCCGTGACGCTTTCAGCGACGGCTGGCTCAAGACCGGCGACATCGGGCGCCTCGATGATGGCTTCGTGGTGATCACGGACCGCAAGAAGGACCTGATCGTCACCGCCGGCGGCAAGAACATCGCGCCGCAGCCCATTGAGAACCTGCTGAAAAGGGACAAGTACATCTCCCAGGCCTACGTCTACGGGGACAAGCGCCCCTACCTGACTGCACTGCTCGTGCCGACTCTTGAGAAACTTCTGGAGTTCACCCAGGAGAAGAAGATCGTGTACAACGACCTCGAGGAACTGGTGGTGCACGAGCCTGTCCTCGAGTTGTACCGGCAGCGAGTCGATGCAATCAACGCCGAACTGGCCCACTACGAGACCATCAAGCAGTTCGTGCTGCTGCCGCGCGACTTCACCATCGAGGCGGGGGAGCTCACCCCGACCTTGAAGGTGAAAAGACGGGTGATTTCTGAACGTTATAAGGATAAGATAGAGCGGATGTATACCGTCGCGGAGAACTGA